The nucleotide sequence GTAAGAAAAGTAGGCGCTTACTAAGCGTATACACATCTTAAGTAAATCCCTATATATACATATACCTTTCTGCAGGAAGAAGTGTGCCTACTGCAATTTTCATAGCGTATCATACGATGATAATCTCGCGTCTGCCTATATAGGCTCTCTCTCGAAACAGATAAGCTCCCTTACCGGAAGATTTCGGACCATATATATAGGCGGCGGAACGCCCACGGTCTTAAGCCCTGAATTGCTGCTGAAGCTTCTCAAAGCCTTAAGAAAATTTACGCAAGGTTCTTCGGAGGCTACCATAGAGGCAAATCCGGAGAGTATCGACCAGCGGAAGCTTTCCTTGCTGGTCGATAATGGCATAAACCGTATTAGTATAGGCATCCAGTCCTTTAATGATCCTAAATTAAAGATAATGGAAAGAGCGCACAATGCCGCCACCGCAAAAAAGTCGGTAGAGCTGGCGCATAAAAAGGGTCTTAAGAATATAAATATAGATTTGATATTTGGCGTGCGCCCCCAGACCCTTAAAGGCTGGAAGCGCGATCTATCCCAGGCCGTAAATCTGCCGGTTAAACATATTTCATGTTATGGCCTGGACTGCAGGAAGCTGGAAGCCAGTGACGAAGTCTGTGCCGGGATGTATGGATATACAATAGATTTTTTGCGCAAAGAAGGTTTTGAGCAATATGAGATATCGAATTTTGCCAGGAAGGGCTTCCGTTGCCGGCATAATCTGACCTATTGGGACAATGAACAATATATAGGGTTGGGTCCATCGGCCGTTTCATATGTGGACGGCAGAAGATACGAGCTTATATCCGGCGTTGATGAGTATATAAAAGGCGTAAAATCCGCGCAAACAATAGTGGCTTCAAGCGAAAATCTGAAAAGACCCGAACGGGCTAAGGAAGCGGCGGCTGTAAAGATAAGGACGATGCAGGGGATATCTTTCGGGTGGTTCAAAAGAAAGACGAATATGGATTTTTTGGATCTGGAAAAAGACGCCTTGCCCGGACTTATTGAAGATGGCCTTATAGAATATGTGAAAGGCGCCGCCGGCTATGTGGCCGTGCGGTTGACCCGCAAAGGAATATTATTTTGCGATATTGTCTCAAGCGCTTTTCTGTAATATAATATCACTTATGCCTGGAATCAAAGGTAAAGAAAGAACTTTAAAGAGGATGGCGGGGGTATTAAGCCCGTTATTCTCAATATACTCCGATAAAAGTCTTGGCATCGGCGGTTTTGAAGATATGAAACTTCTGTCCGACTGGTGCGATAAGACGGGCATCTCCATAATACAACTCCTTCCCATGAATGAAGTCGGCTCAACTTTCTGTCCTTACGACTCTATAAGTTCTTTTGCTCTTGAGCCCATGTATATATCCTTGGAGGGGCAAGGAAAAGAAGAAAAGAAAAAATTATTACGGGATATTTTTGTTTCAGAAAAAAGTTCGATATCGGATAGTGGTTTTAAAAAGTTTGTAAAGGAGAACGCGTACTGGCTGGATGATTTCGGCCTATACAAGGCGCTTAAAGGCTATCATAAAGGCGTGCCATGGTATGAATGGAAAGATCTCTACAAAAACCGCGATAGTTTTGCGCTTAAGGGATTTGCTAAGGATCATAAAGAAGAGACTGATTTCCATAAATGGGTCCAATGGACGGCATTCGGACAATTTAAAGCCGCGAAAGAGTACGCTAATTCAAAAAATATTTTGATTAAAGGGGATCTACCCATCCTTGTCTCACGTGACAGCGCGGATGTATGGGCCCACCAGGAGTTTTTCAAATTAGAGTATGCGGCGGGAGCCCCGCCGGATATGTATTGCGCTTTGGGTCAGCGTTGGGGGATGCCCACATATAACTGGGAGCGCATAGAGTCGGATGGCTTTACGTATATAAAGGAAAAACTAAAGTTTGCGCAAAATTTTTATGATCTGTTAAGAATAGATCACGTAGTCGGATTATTCCGCATATGGAGCATTCCTTACGATGAGCCTATGGAGAATAGGGGGCTAAATGGCTTCTTCGACCCTAAAGACGAAAGCATCTGGAGAAGTCAGGGCAGGAAATTATTGTCGGTCCTACAGGAAAACACAAATATGATCTTATGCGCGGAGGACCTGGGCGTCATACCGAAGGTCTGCACCGACACTCTTAAAGAGATGAAGATTCCGGGCAATGATGTGCAGAGGTGGGTAAAAGACTGGCAGGTTACGCATGATTTTCTGCCGAGCGAAAAATACAGGGAGCTTTCAGTCGCGATGTTATCGACGCACGATACGACGAACTGGGCCGCGTGGTGGGAGAATGAGGCCGGGACGGTTGACGAGGAGCTTTTTGCGAGAAGATGCGCAGAGCGCGGAATAGATTATGGTTTTGTTAAAAGTAGATTATTTGACGCGTCACGGTCAAAGCATGGCAGGCTCCGCTGGCGCCAAGAGGTAAGCTCCGCGCAGCTGTATGTTGAGACACTGGGAAAAGCCCAGGAAGAGCTTAGAGATTTTATCGAGTTTTATGAAAATACATATCTGGAAAAGGAGAAGCTCTGGAAACAGCTTAAGATAAAAGGCCCGATGCGTGAAAAGTCGGATCCCGAAATAGTCGAGGCCGCGCTTAAGATAACGGCACAGTCAGAATCCATATATTGTATAGAGCTTATATTCGACCTGTTGAACCTTTCGGATATCTGTAAGGGGGATCCTTACAAGTACAGGATAAATCGTCCCGGGACGGTCAGCCCGGGAAACTGGTCCCTTAAAATTCCGATTTCATTAGAGGAATTATTGAAACACAAGGTTAATGGCAAGATCAAAAAAATAATCAGCGCTTCCGGCAGAGCCCAAAAAATTGGGCAATAGCAGGGATTTGTATAAAATATAATTATGTGGTAATATTGGGGTTGTATGGAAATCAAAGAAATAAAGGTGCTTCTGATAGAGGATAATAGGGTGGACGCCGCCATTATCCAGGACATGCTCAATCAGTCCAGGAAAGAAAAGTTCTATGTCGAGATTGCTCCTACCCTCGCCAAGGGACTCGAAAGCCTTGCCAAAAATAATATCGATATAGCGCTCGCCGATCTTACGCTTCCGGATTCCATAGGACTTGACACTTTCGGCAGGATACACGCCCATGCGCCCAAAATACCGGTTATCATTATAACCAGCTCTGCGAACGAGACACAGGCTCTGACCGCGTTCCAAAAAGGGGCGCAGGATTATCTGGTTAAAGGGCAGTTTGACAACAATCTTCTTGAGCGCTCCATTCGTTATGCTATAGAGCGCAATAAGAATAGGTTAGAGCTGCGCAGCATGCAGGATAAGCTCCAGAAAATCAACAGCTGTTTTTTAAGTTTCGGCGAAGACCCCATGGAGAATATATGCCGCCTGACAGCTATTTTCGGAGAAATGCTGGGCGCGACGTGCGCGCTATATAATTGTATGGATGCCAAACAGATGCTCTGCTCGGTTGGGCAGTGGCACACCCCGGAAGATTTTAATCCTAAAGATGAGCCCCGGGGGCATATCTGCTATGATGTAATTACAAAAGGCGCCGGCAGGGTGTTTTTGATACGTAATTTACAGGATACCGAATATGCCAGGACCGATGTAAATGTTAAAAATTACAAGTTACAGACCTATCTCGGATATCCCATAAGATGGAATAATAGTATTGTGGGGTCTCTATGCGCGGTATATCAGGATGATTATGTGCCAAGTGAAGAAGATATGAAGCTTGCGGATATAATTGCCGGAGCCATTGAAGTTGAAGAAAGACGTAAGCACTCTGAAGAAGCGTTGAAGGAAGGCGAAGAACGTTTTAGGATAATATTTGAATCCACAACCGATTCTATAGTAGTGTGGGATAAAGATTATAATTACCTTTACGCGAATCAGGCGTCGATAGATTATGTGGGGACCACCAGGGACAAGGTGATAGGCAAGGATATACGCGGCGGCCTGGGCCACATACCCGATTTTATGCAGATGTGGATGAAGAGGATAGATAAAGTATTCCAGACGCAGAAGCCTATGAGGATAGAAGACGCTTGTTTGATGGGAGATAAATTTGTTTATAGCGAATCATTGCTCTCGCCCTTGAGAGACAAAAACGGCGATGTTTTTGCCGTGGCGCTTGTGTATCGGGATATAACCGACCGCAAGCAATCAGAGTTGGAATTGGAAAAGATAAATAAAGAACTTGTCAGGTCCAATAAGAGGCTGAATCAGCTTGCGCTAAAAGACATGCAGACGGGCCTTTATAATCATAAATACCTGGCGGAGATAATGGATTCGGAATTTGACCGCGTTAAGCGTTATGGCGGGTCGCTTTCCATTACGATGCTCGACATAGATTTCTTTAAGTCTATAAATGATATGTATGGCCACCAGTTTGGGGACATGATAATAAAACAGCTTGCCCAGCAGCTTCGTAAAATGACCCGGCAGTATGATGTGGTAATAAGATACGGCGGCGAGGAATTTCTTATTATATCTACCGGTACAAGCAGGGCGCAGGCGCTGGTATTAGGGCAGAGGATACTGGATAATATAGGCCTGCATCATTTTGGCGACAAGAAGAATAGCGTTAAGTTAAAGATAAGCCTTGCGGTTGCTTCATACCCCGAAGATAAGGCTCATTCCGCGATGGATCTTATTAAGACGACGGAGCAGATCTTGTCGAGGGCTAAAGATGAGGGCGGTAACAGGGTTTATTCATCTTTAGATAAGAAGAAAACAGGTAAAGAAATCAGGGGCAGCAGGACGGAAGAGATAAGCATGTTAAGGCAGAGACTCGAAAAATTAAATAAGCAGGCCAATCAGAATCTTATCGAGTCGATATTCGC is from Candidatus Omnitrophota bacterium and encodes:
- the hemW gene encoding radical SAM family heme chaperone HemW translates to MHIPFCRKKCAYCNFHSVSYDDNLASAYIGSLSKQISSLTGRFRTIYIGGGTPTVLSPELLLKLLKALRKFTQGSSEATIEANPESIDQRKLSLLVDNGINRISIGIQSFNDPKLKIMERAHNAATAKKSVELAHKKGLKNINIDLIFGVRPQTLKGWKRDLSQAVNLPVKHISCYGLDCRKLEASDEVCAGMYGYTIDFLRKEGFEQYEISNFARKGFRCRHNLTYWDNEQYIGLGPSAVSYVDGRRYELISGVDEYIKGVKSAQTIVASSENLKRPERAKEAAAVKIRTMQGISFGWFKRKTNMDFLDLEKDALPGLIEDGLIEYVKGAAGYVAVRLTRKGILFCDIVSSAFL
- a CDS encoding 4-alpha-glucanotransferase, with the protein product MPGIKGKERTLKRMAGVLSPLFSIYSDKSLGIGGFEDMKLLSDWCDKTGISIIQLLPMNEVGSTFCPYDSISSFALEPMYISLEGQGKEEKKKLLRDIFVSEKSSISDSGFKKFVKENAYWLDDFGLYKALKGYHKGVPWYEWKDLYKNRDSFALKGFAKDHKEETDFHKWVQWTAFGQFKAAKEYANSKNILIKGDLPILVSRDSADVWAHQEFFKLEYAAGAPPDMYCALGQRWGMPTYNWERIESDGFTYIKEKLKFAQNFYDLLRIDHVVGLFRIWSIPYDEPMENRGLNGFFDPKDESIWRSQGRKLLSVLQENTNMILCAEDLGVIPKVCTDTLKEMKIPGNDVQRWVKDWQVTHDFLPSEKYRELSVAMLSTHDTTNWAAWWENEAGTVDEELFARRCAERGIDYGFVKSRLFDASRSKHGRLRWRQEVSSAQLYVETLGKAQEELRDFIEFYENTYLEKEKLWKQLKIKGPMREKSDPEIVEAALKITAQSESIYCIELIFDLLNLSDICKGDPYKYRINRPGTVSPGNWSLKIPISLEELLKHKVNGKIKKIISASGRAQKIGQ
- a CDS encoding diguanylate cyclase, with translation MEIKEIKVLLIEDNRVDAAIIQDMLNQSRKEKFYVEIAPTLAKGLESLAKNNIDIALADLTLPDSIGLDTFGRIHAHAPKIPVIIITSSANETQALTAFQKGAQDYLVKGQFDNNLLERSIRYAIERNKNRLELRSMQDKLQKINSCFLSFGEDPMENICRLTAIFGEMLGATCALYNCMDAKQMLCSVGQWHTPEDFNPKDEPRGHICYDVITKGAGRVFLIRNLQDTEYARTDVNVKNYKLQTYLGYPIRWNNSIVGSLCAVYQDDYVPSEEDMKLADIIAGAIEVEERRKHSEEALKEGEERFRIIFESTTDSIVVWDKDYNYLYANQASIDYVGTTRDKVIGKDIRGGLGHIPDFMQMWMKRIDKVFQTQKPMRIEDACLMGDKFVYSESLLSPLRDKNGDVFAVALVYRDITDRKQSELELEKINKELVRSNKRLNQLALKDMQTGLYNHKYLAEIMDSEFDRVKRYGGSLSITMLDIDFFKSINDMYGHQFGDMIIKQLAQQLRKMTRQYDVVIRYGGEEFLIISTGTSRAQALVLGQRILDNIGLHHFGDKKNSVKLKISLAVASYPEDKAHSAMDLIKTTEQILSRAKDEGGNRVYSSLDKKKTGKEIRGSRTEEISMLRQRLEKLNKQANQNLIESIFAFAKTIEMKDHYTGEHAEKTVRYATGIASGLGLPKYETEMIKQAAILHDLGKIGISDKILLKKSKLTTKEMGEIRRHPGIAADILRPIHVLNSIIPFILHHHERWDGRGYPDGLKGEDIPLGARIVAIADVYQALISNRPYRRAFHKKEAIKIIEESSGKQFDPKIVDIFLSILKKEKHH